The following DNA comes from Malania oleifera isolate guangnan ecotype guangnan chromosome 12, ASM2987363v1, whole genome shotgun sequence.
GGATCGTACTTCATCGATTTTGATATACTGTGGGAATCTGAGGCTTCTGCTATTCTATTTGCGGATCAGGATTTTGTAAGGTGTTTTAGAATTTCATTCTTCTGGTCTTAGTGATTGATGCTTTTCTGCTGGGATTTGTGGTCGTGGGGTTCCGACTAGGGGTGAATTTGCGATGGATGAAGCTCAGGGTGGCGCAAATGCTCTACCCCCTTTCCTTTTGAAGACGTATGAGATGGTGGATGATCTTTCCACTGATTCTATTGTTTCGTGGAGTCAGAGTAATAGGAGCTTTATTGTCTGGAATCCGCCTGAATTCGCAAGAGATTTGTTGCCTAGATTCTTCAAGCACAATAACTTCTCGAGTTTTATCAGACAGCTGAACACATATGTAAGACAATTGGTTTGTTGGTTTATTTTGTTTGCTTGTTTTgtttttgtctttttcttttttttctctctttgggGATTTATGTTCCTTTTTCTAAAATTTGACTGTTGTTATTTAACCAGGGTTTTAGAAAGATTGATCCTGAGCAATGGGAATTTGCAAATGAGGATTTTGTAAGGGGTCAACCACACCTTCTGAAAAACATCCATAGACGCAAGCCAGTTCACAGTCATTCTTTACAGAATCACCAAGGGCAAGGAGCTTCTGGCTCATTGACTGAATCCGAGAGGCAGGTACTTAAGGATGAGATTGATAGGCTGAAACGTGATAAAGAATTTCTTCTTTTGGAGATGCAAAAGGATAAACAGGAGCGGCAAGGACTTGAGTTGCCAATGCAGCTTTTGAAGGAGCGTTTGCAACAAAGAAACCAAAGACAGCGAAATATGGTTTCTTTCTTGGCTCGAGTCTTGCAGAAGCCAGGGCTTGCTCTAAATCTCCTGCCACAATTAGAGTCCCATGATAGAAAGAGAAGATTGCCTAGAGTTGATTACTTTCACGAGGAAGCAAGCCCAGAGGAAAATAAAATTGTAACTAGAGAAAATATGGATGTTTCTTCAGCTCTGGCATCAATAATGGAGCTGTTTGAGTTGTTGGAGTCGTCTGTGATTTTTTGGGAGAATGTTCTGCATGAGTTCTTCCAATCTTTCATTAATTCTCCCCTGGAGTTGGATGAATCTACCGATTGTGCAGAAAGCCCTGCTATATCTTACGTGCAACTTGACATTCAGTATAAATCGTCAAGCATTGACATGAATTGTGAGCCCGCTGCTACTACTGGCCCTGAACCTGAGGTTGTTTCCTCAAAAGAGAAAGTAGTTGGAAGTGCAGCTGCTGCGGCAGCTGGGGCCAATGATGTATTCTGGGAGCAGTTCTTGACTGAGAATCCTGGTTCTTCTGATAAGCAGGAAGTTCAATCAGAAAGAAAGGATTCTGATGGcaagaagaaagaaaatgaacCAATTGATCGTGGCAGGTTTTGGTGGGGTATAAGGAATGTAAATAACCTTGCAGAACAGATGGGGCAGCTTACCCCCGCTGGGCAAATTTGATGGTGTTTAATTCTTTTTTTCCACGTCTTGCAGCTAGTAGCTTTCTGTATTACAGATAGGTACAATTGGTTTAATTTTGAATAAGATAGATTTTGGTGTTTATAATCTTCCTTTATTTTGCACATATCagtcttttattatttttaagtatatatatatatatatatatatatatatatatatatatattattcaatGTTCCATGATATTCCTTTGATCTAGATGTCGATTGAGCTACATCCCTCATGAAAACTGCTGCAAGTCAAATTCACTCTTTTAAGATGGAAGAATGATGTAAATTTCACTACATGCCCGGGCTTTTAATTCTAACCTCTTCCCCACTGCAGAGCCACGAGTTTAAATTACTCTACCTGTGCCTGTAATGCTATTCATCTTTCCCTGCACAGAATTCAATCTGTTTCCTACGACTTCTCTTATCTGGCATTGCATGTTGAAAGTGCTCTACTTTGTCTGCCTTCCCAGTTCCCACAGAAACTATCCCTCAAAAAACTCTAGTACTCATTTTTAATGGTGCGTTCTCCTATTATGATTTCCGCATTTGTTTGACACCGTGAGCTGACTGTGGATAATGAGATTACTGTGGTTGATTTATAGAGCATAGTAGTGTCAAGTCTTCAGATTTGTTGTCCTTGGATTATTGCAGAAtaaatttctctctcttcttcatcttccttgCCATCTTCATCCTTATACCTTCCTGATATCCCTACTTTGCTTTGCAGACCTACTTTCGTATGTTCAAGCTGCTGGTCAAATCCTTAGCGTGTTTGTACACCTGAAGTTGAACTTCATCCATTTTTAAGATCTAGCCACAACTGGGAGCTATTGCATGCACCATTTTGTATGCGCTCCTGGAATGCATTGTTTTGCTTTCATCAAGCAACATTTTTATGAAAGCAGTTACAGAATTAGATGATGCTATGATTTATCCTTTTTGAGTGTGAGTAAACTGTAGTTGGCTAATATATTTGTCAAGTGTTGATATTTTTTAGTTGTAAGGAAGCACAATGATTCCCAGTTATATCGAATGTGTTGAAGGTTGGTAAATTGTTTGCGTTTGTAGTGATGTTGTTTGGTTGGTTTGTGCACATGCCTGCATTTGATTTATTTCTCTTAGTAATGTCCAGTGCGGAGTGTTGATATTATTGATTTCACACCAAGGATGACATGCTGATCCGCATACGACTATCTTAGTCCTTTCGGGGGTGCTTTTCTGTATAGGCTATAATTCAGAAATAACAATTATGTTTATGGTTGCTTTGTCAAAAATCTGTTCACGCGGCATTTGTGATCAGCATCCCAATATTGTGTTTGGATGTTATGATTTCATGCAGCAGAGAAAATCGCTTTGATCCGTTGCTTGCTTGGTTTCTTGCTATAATACTTTTAAAACTCTAGTATAGTGTTGTGCCTATTTCCTCATTGCATGCCCCCGTTAATTGGCAAACAATCTATGCGCTGTTTAGTGCCATCAAAGTTCCGTGGTGGTTTCTTCCACTGCAGCAGTATTGTTTTGGTTTTTCTGATCTTCTTGTTTAAAGTCACATTGTTGATAAAACTaatgaaagagaaaatgatcTTTGAGATCTTGCAGGGTAGTGATTctataaaaatatttcaattttctaATAACTAcgaatttataatatatttttatggCGAAAATTTGTTGAGCACCATATATAGTTTGTATATGCCTGCCTCAAGAATGTCTCACATGGAAAAATTAGGACAAAGGACTCGCTTATATCAAGATTCTTAAGTGTTTACATACTGGTTAATTTTGTGATTGAAATCAAGAATGATTTCTGAAACAGAGTGTAGCAGattgaaatgaaaaaaattaactcTTTGTTATTTCTCTCTAATTGTATTACAGACTGAAACAACCTCTATATATATAACCAAAGGAAGAagatagaaaagaaagaaaacagaAGAAACAGAAAAACAGAATGAAAAACTAACTGATAAAATTAACATAACTGCTATGCTATAATAGTCTCCCTCAAGATGATGTGTAAATATTGTGCACATTCATTTTAGACAAAAGTAATGCAAAAACTTGATAATCCAAAGGTTTAGTCATTAAATCTACAATTTGATGAGTGGAAGAAACATGTAAAGTAGTAATGAGACCCTCTTGCAATTTCTAACGAACCAAATGGCAATCgatttcaatatgtttagttctctCATGAAATACTGGATTACTTGCTATGTGAAGGGctgcttgattatcacaaaataagAGAGCTGGttgatgatgaaaatgatataagTCAGCAAGTAAATTTTTGATCCAAATAATTTTACAAACTGTGAATGTCATTGatctatattcagcttcagctaaAGAACGTGAGATGGTTTGTTGCTTTTTAGATTTCCATGAGACAAGAATCCCCAATGAAAACACAATATCCATTGATGGATCTGCGAGTATCCAAACAGCTAGCCCAATCTGATTTTGAAAAGCTTTTATATGAACCTTTGATGATGATGGAAAAAATAATCCTTGGCCAGGAGCAGATTTGAGATATCGCAAGATTCGCATAGCAGGTTGTAAATGAGGAACGTGAGGGGTATCCAAAAATTGACTAAGATGATGTACATCAAATGTAATATTTGGTCTGGTATGAGTCAGATACAACAATCTTTCAATAAGTTTACGATAAGCTGAAATATCATCTACCAAGTCACCAATATCTTTAGATAATTTGGCAAGAGGATCCATAGGAAATGAAATAGATTTTGCAGCTAGCAATCCAGAGTCTAAAattaattctaaaaaatattttctttgtgaTAAAGATATGCCTTTGTTCGATCGGGCTATCTCCATTCCAAGAAAGAACTTTGCAGGCCCCAAATCCTTCAACTTAAACTCAGCACTTAGTGAATTTTTAACGCGTTGAAGAAGAGCTAGATCACTGCTAGCTAGAAGTATATCATCTACAGCAACAAGGCAATGAAGGAATTTCCCGCTTTCTTAGTGAACAAAGAATAATCAGCCTTAGATTGTGAGCAACCCAATGTGAACAACACAGAAGTAAACTTTGAATTCCATTGCCTTGAGGCTTGCTTCaaaccatacaaactcttttgCAACTTACACACTCTTTTGCCCCCCTTGCTAAGATAACCTGAAGGAGGCTTCATAAACACTTTCTCATCTAAATCTCCATACAGAAATGCATTATTGACA
Coding sequences within:
- the LOC131144195 gene encoding heat stress transcription factor A-4a, giving the protein MDEAQGGANALPPFLLKTYEMVDDLSTDSIVSWSQSNRSFIVWNPPEFARDLLPRFFKHNNFSSFIRQLNTYGFRKIDPEQWEFANEDFVRGQPHLLKNIHRRKPVHSHSLQNHQGQGASGSLTESERQVLKDEIDRLKRDKEFLLLEMQKDKQERQGLELPMQLLKERLQQRNQRQRNMVSFLARVLQKPGLALNLLPQLESHDRKRRLPRVDYFHEEASPEENKIVTRENMDVSSALASIMELFELLESSVIFWENVLHEFFQSFINSPLELDESTDCAESPAISYVQLDIQYKSSSIDMNCEPAATTGPEPEVVSSKEKVVGSAAAAAAGANDVFWEQFLTENPGSSDKQEVQSERKDSDGKKKENEPIDRGRFWWGIRNVNNLAEQMGQLTPAGQI